A region from the Lycium barbarum isolate Lr01 chromosome 8, ASM1917538v2, whole genome shotgun sequence genome encodes:
- the LOC132605391 gene encoding uncharacterized protein LOC132605391 isoform X1 — MESWDISNVVSPHLSDLLDDEDQELEEIRREQDENEWMALCHITGKYILMYCEKYLCKEPFRTSMRSGNKFIQEILRGNETRCYENFRLKKAVFVDLSNDLTDKYGLKPTCGMSIHEILVIFLMTCAHGVRNRMIQDIFQHSGETIRRHFHSVLKAVCKLARDIIQPHPNYNDGCDAHKPCKQRYLLFFKDCIGAIDGTCVKARLPQGQEIPYIGRKGYPTQNILAVVDFNMCFTFAWAGWEEAAHDSRIFAEVLRREELNFPHPRGNKYYLVDAGYSHMKGYMAPYKGNNVRYHLAEFRRGATRQLREPRGRIEKFNYLRSSCRNVVERTFGVWKARWSIMRDMSYYHIDTQRDIVLTTMAIHNYIRKKCNVDDAFQTAENESYIPSVDSNDIGTTSRANNVDVENVGEQNDVYWMGFRDMIASDISNA, encoded by the exons ATGGAGAGTTGGGATATTAGCAATGTGGTATCTCCtcatttaagtgatttgttagatGACGAAGATCAAGAACTAGAAGAGATTCGGAGAGAGCAAGATGAGAATGAGTGGATGGCTTTATGTCATATAACAGGTAAATACATTTTGATGTATTGTGAAAAATACCTATGCAAAGAACCTTTTCGTACATCAATGCGCTCTGGAAATAAGTTTATTCAAGAGATATTACGAGGAAATGAGACTCGTTGTTATGAAAATTTCCGGCTGAAGAAGGCGGTGTTCGTTGATCTATCCAATGACCTAACTGATAAATATGGGCTTAAACCCACTTGTGGAATGTCTATACATGAAATTTTAGTCATATTCTTGATGACTTGTGCACATGGAGTTAGAAATCGAATGATACAAGATATCTTTCAACATTCTGGAGAGACAATTCGTAGACACTTTCATAGTGTTTTAAAGGCCGTTTGTAAGCTTGCAAGAGATATCATTCAACCACATCCAAATTATAATGATGGTTGCGATGCTCACAAGCCATGTAAACAAAGATATCTCCTTTTCTTTAAA GACTGTATTGGAGCAATTGATGGCACATGTGTTAAAGCTAGATTACCGCAAGGTCAAGAGATACCATATATTGGACGTAAAGGTTATCCGACTCAGAATATTCTCGCCGTTGTTGATTTTAATATGTGTTTTACATTTGCATGGGCTGGGTGGGAAGAAGCAGCTCACGATAGTCGTATATTTGCTGAGGTCCTTCGTAGAGAAGAGCTCAACTTTCCACATCCACGCGGAAACAAATATTATCTAGTTGATGCAGGATATTCACACATGAAAGGATACATGGCTCCATACAAAGGAAATAATGTAAGATATCACCTAGCTGAATTTCGCCGCGGTGCAACTCGACAATTGCGAGAGCCAAGAGGACGCATTGAGAAATTTAACTATTTACGTTCTTCTTGTAGAAATGTAGTAGAGCGCACATTTGGCGTTTGGAAAGCAAGATGGTCTATTATGAGAGACATGTCATACTATCACATTGACACACAAAGGGACATCGTACTTACTACTATGGCCATTCACAATTATATTAGAAAGAAATGTAATGTGGATGATGCATTCCAAACAGCCGAGAATGAGAGCTATATTCCATCGGTTGATTCTAATGATATTGGCACAACTTCAAGAGCTAACAATGTAGATGTCGAAAATGTAGGAGAACAAAATGATGTCTATTGGATGGGGTTTCGTGATATGATTGCTAGTGACATTTCTAATGCTTGA
- the LOC132605391 gene encoding uncharacterized protein LOC132605391 isoform X2, translating into MESWDISNVVSPHLSDLLDDEDQELEEIRREQDENEWMALCHITGKYILMYCEKYLCKEPFRTSMRSGNKFIQEILRGNETRCYENFRLKKAVFVDLSNDLTDKYGLKPTCGMSIHEILVIFLMTCAHGVRNRMIQDIFQHSGETIRRHFHSVLKAVCKLARDIIQPHPNYNDGCDAHKPCKQRYLLFFKDCIGAIDGTCVKARLPQGQEIPYIGRKGYPTQNILAVVDFNMCFTFAWAGWEEAAHDSRIFAEVLRREELNFPHPRGNKYYLVDAGYSHMKGYMAPYKGNNKCSRAHIWRLESKMVYYERHVILSH; encoded by the exons ATGGAGAGTTGGGATATTAGCAATGTGGTATCTCCtcatttaagtgatttgttagatGACGAAGATCAAGAACTAGAAGAGATTCGGAGAGAGCAAGATGAGAATGAGTGGATGGCTTTATGTCATATAACAGGTAAATACATTTTGATGTATTGTGAAAAATACCTATGCAAAGAACCTTTTCGTACATCAATGCGCTCTGGAAATAAGTTTATTCAAGAGATATTACGAGGAAATGAGACTCGTTGTTATGAAAATTTCCGGCTGAAGAAGGCGGTGTTCGTTGATCTATCCAATGACCTAACTGATAAATATGGGCTTAAACCCACTTGTGGAATGTCTATACATGAAATTTTAGTCATATTCTTGATGACTTGTGCACATGGAGTTAGAAATCGAATGATACAAGATATCTTTCAACATTCTGGAGAGACAATTCGTAGACACTTTCATAGTGTTTTAAAGGCCGTTTGTAAGCTTGCAAGAGATATCATTCAACCACATCCAAATTATAATGATGGTTGCGATGCTCACAAGCCATGTAAACAAAGATATCTCCTTTTCTTTAAA GACTGTATTGGAGCAATTGATGGCACATGTGTTAAAGCTAGATTACCGCAAGGTCAAGAGATACCATATATTGGACGTAAAGGTTATCCGACTCAGAATATTCTCGCCGTTGTTGATTTTAATATGTGTTTTACATTTGCATGGGCTGGGTGGGAAGAAGCAGCTCACGATAGTCGTATATTTGCTGAGGTCCTTCGTAGAGAAGAGCTCAACTTTCCACATCCACGCGGAAACAAATATTATCTAGTTGATGCAGGATATTCACACATGAAAGGATACATGGCTCCATACAAAGGAAATAAT AAATGTAGTAGAGCGCACATTTGGCGTTTGGAAAGCAAGATGGTCTATTATGAGAGACATGTCATACTATCACATTGA